The window CGTATAAAAAGGAACAACCAAGAAGCTCACCAGGCAAGCCCAAAAAACCCACTTATTCATCTCGATCTCCTCTCAAAAGTTGGAATAAAAAAAACCAGTCTAAACTTTACCAAACAACCGTGCTTTAGCAATTCTGGGGGTGAAAGTTTCCAGGACAAACAAAAACAATGGCGTCAGAAGGGCCTGACGCCATTGTTGAAAAAACCACTAAAATGTGAAGCACTAGACTCTTGCCGGGACGTTCGCTAAGCCTCTTCTGCTATACAAATTGCATCATGGGGGCAAGCAGGCAGACAAAGTCCGTCCAGATCACAGATGGCATGATCAACAACAGCCTTGCCGTCGATAACCTGTAAAGCACCATGGGGACAAGCTTTGAGGCACTCTCCCGAGCCATGGCACTTATTCTTGTCAATATATATCTTCATCACCACTCCTGTTTGTTACATGTTTGGACTGATCTTTTAGCAGAAATCCGGGCGTTTGTCAGCTGGAAGCTTTCTTGTCAGAGATTCGCAGGATTGCCTTACGAACGGCCTCGGGTAGCTTGGCAAACATGATACCGAGACCGTGTGGGTAATGTGGCTTCAAGGGGTTGGGCTTGCGGTTCAACCATGAGACTACAGCCCTGCAGCTGAGTTGGGTCCCAGGCCCATCAGGGAGCTTAAAGCTTAATTCGATTTCTGTGCCAGGGGCAAGATCAGCTTGGCTTTCAACGAACATCCCACCGCCTGACAGGTCCAAACACTTGCCGGCAAACTCTTCACCTTCAGAAAGGATGGTAACACGGAAGAAAGTGGGTTGCCGGTGCTCCCGGACTCCCGGAAGAAACTGTCTACCGAGCTGTAGGAAGCTATGCTTGTCCAAAGGTTTACTCAGCCATGCGTCACAGCCCTTCTTTCGAGCGAGTTCGGGTTGCTCAGGGGAGTCCGGATCACAGACGATAACCACA of the Deltaproteobacteria bacterium IMCC39524 genome contains:
- a CDS encoding 4Fe-4S binding protein produces the protein MKIYIDKNKCHGSGECLKACPHGALQVIDGKAVVDHAICDLDGLCLPACPHDAICIAEEA
- a CDS encoding response regulator — translated: MTKLSILLADDSRFFRAIESQFLQKTPAEILEADDCDTALAMVRNERPDLVYLSFSLPPTGGLDCCQRIKRDPELRTIPVVIVCDPDSPEQPELARKKGCDAWLSKPLDKHSFLQLGRQFLPGVREHRQPTFFRVTILSEGEEFAGKCLDLSGGGMFVESQADLAPGTEIELSFKLPDGPGTQLSCRAVVSWLNRKPNPLKPHYPHGLGIMFAKLPEAVRKAILRISDKKASS